Proteins encoded together in one Olsenella timonensis window:
- the treP gene encoding PTS system trehalose-specific EIIBC component has product MAKYTEDASRLLDLVGGKENISAVTHCMTRMRFVLVDPDKADVAAIEELPSAKGTFTQAGQFQVIIGNDVADFYQEFTAVSGIEGVSKEAAKAAAGANQNPAQRVMGVLGEIFAPLIPALICGGLILGFRNIIGEVNFFTDAGAFDLQHGTKSVADMWTFWNGMYNFLWVIGEAVFHMLPVGICWSVTRKMGTTPILGIVLGLTLVSPQLLNGFSVASATAEDIAAHTYDFGFYSFLGTGYQGQVIASLMAAFVLVGLEKFFTRVTPEVVRMIVVPFMSLVPAVFIAHLVVGPIGWAIGDAIASAVSWGLASDIRVIFAAIFGLLYAPLVMTGLHHMTNAIDSQMVSIYEYTTLWPMIALSNIAQGSAVLAMSVLQRKNERAQQVNIPACISCYLGVTEPALFGVNLKYKFPLVCGMIGSALAAMVCTGMGVKALSIGVGGLPGILSIMFNYWGVFALCMLIAVVVPFVLTYFVGLRRLSEKDRGVAALEPASAAPADPEPAPAAEPRDRVLLAPLSGAVKPITDMPDQVFASKAMGDGLAIEPAAGEDTVVAPADGVVAATMPGSFHAIGLTLDNGPEVLVHVGIDTVDMGGDGFACLVEQGQRVTAGQPLMTFSAEKIRAAGHPTITAFVVTDEGAATDLALLSGMDAEAGSTTVATYRA; this is encoded by the coding sequence ATGGCAAAGTACACGGAGGACGCGAGCAGGCTGCTCGACCTCGTGGGCGGCAAGGAGAACATCTCTGCCGTCACCCACTGCATGACGCGCATGCGCTTCGTGCTGGTGGACCCGGACAAGGCCGACGTCGCCGCGATAGAGGAGCTGCCCAGCGCGAAGGGCACCTTCACGCAGGCGGGGCAGTTCCAGGTCATCATCGGCAACGACGTCGCGGACTTCTATCAGGAGTTCACCGCGGTCTCGGGCATCGAGGGCGTCTCCAAGGAGGCCGCCAAGGCGGCGGCCGGCGCCAACCAGAACCCGGCGCAGCGCGTCATGGGCGTCCTCGGGGAGATCTTCGCCCCGCTCATCCCGGCCCTTATCTGCGGCGGTCTCATCCTGGGCTTCCGCAACATCATCGGCGAGGTGAACTTCTTCACTGACGCCGGTGCCTTCGACCTCCAGCACGGAACCAAGTCAGTCGCGGACATGTGGACCTTCTGGAACGGCATGTACAACTTCCTGTGGGTGATCGGCGAGGCGGTCTTCCACATGCTGCCCGTGGGCATCTGCTGGTCGGTCACGCGCAAGATGGGCACCACCCCCATCCTGGGCATCGTCCTCGGCCTCACGCTCGTCTCCCCGCAGCTCCTCAACGGCTTCTCCGTGGCCTCCGCCACCGCCGAGGACATCGCGGCCCACACCTATGACTTCGGCTTCTACTCCTTCCTCGGCACCGGATACCAGGGCCAGGTCATCGCCTCGCTCATGGCCGCCTTCGTGCTCGTGGGCCTGGAGAAGTTCTTCACCAGGGTCACGCCCGAGGTCGTGCGCATGATCGTCGTGCCGTTCATGTCGCTCGTGCCGGCCGTGTTCATCGCCCACCTCGTCGTGGGCCCCATCGGCTGGGCCATCGGCGACGCCATCGCCAGCGCCGTGAGCTGGGGCCTCGCGTCCGACATCCGCGTGATCTTCGCGGCGATCTTCGGCCTGCTCTACGCCCCGCTCGTCATGACCGGCCTGCACCACATGACCAACGCCATCGACTCCCAGATGGTGAGCATCTACGAGTACACCACCCTCTGGCCCATGATCGCGCTCTCCAACATCGCGCAGGGCTCCGCCGTGCTCGCCATGTCCGTGCTCCAGCGCAAGAACGAGCGCGCCCAGCAGGTGAACATCCCCGCGTGCATCTCCTGCTACCTCGGCGTCACCGAGCCCGCGCTCTTCGGCGTCAACCTCAAGTACAAGTTCCCGCTGGTCTGCGGCATGATCGGCTCCGCTCTCGCCGCCATGGTCTGCACCGGCATGGGGGTCAAGGCCCTCTCCATCGGCGTCGGCGGCCTGCCCGGCATCCTCTCCATCATGTTCAACTACTGGGGCGTCTTCGCCCTGTGCATGCTCATCGCCGTGGTGGTCCCGTTCGTGCTCACCTACTTCGTGGGCCTGCGCAGGCTCTCCGAGAAGGACCGTGGCGTCGCGGCCCTCGAGCCCGCGTCGGCCGCCCCGGCGGACCCCGAGCCCGCCCCCGCGGCCGAGCCGCGCGACCGCGTCCTTCTCGCCCCGCTCTCCGGTGCCGTGAAGCCCATCACCGACATGCCCGACCAGGTCTTTGCCAGCAAGGCGATGGGCGACGGCCTCGCCATCGAGCCCGCCGCCGGCGAGGACACCGTCGTCGCCCCGGCAGACGGCGTCGTGGCGGCCACCATGCCCGGCTCGTTCCATGCCATCGGCCTGACGCTCGACAACGGTCCCGAGGTGCTCGTCCACGTGGGCATCGACACCGTGGACATGGGCGGAGACGGCTTTGCCTGCCTCGTCGAGCAGGGTCAGCGCGTGACGGCGGGCCAGCCCCTCATGACCTTCTCAGCCGAGAAGATCCGCGCGGCCGGCCACCCCACGATCACCGCGTTCGTCGTGACCGACGAGGGCGCCGCGACCGACCTCGCGCTGCTCTCCGGCATGGACGCCGAGGCCGGCTCCACCACCGTCGCCACCTATCGCGCGTGA
- a CDS encoding alpha,alpha-phosphotrehalase, with translation MAETERDFRRSVIYQIYVKSFCDSDGDGLGDLPGITSKLDYLERLGVDYVWLTPFYPSPQRDNGYDVADYCAVDPRYGTMADFDELVAAARERGIGVMLDMVLCHTSRDHEWFRRACAGEKRYQDYYILRDGRGSSGAGDPGEPPTNWQCAFGGSAWEWEPSLGKWYLHLHDASQPDLDWTNPAVREECADVVRFWRERGVRGFRFDVINLISKPEVIEDVPGSGSACRSLVADGPHVHEYLRELVERAGIDGMVTVGEMASTDLANCVRYTRPQSRELSMSFSFHHLKVDYAGGDKWSLMEPDVAALRSVLREWQEGMQAGGGWNALFWDNHDQPRAITRFGGRAGVGERGGSWDLVGKMLATLSFFMKGTPYVYQGDELGMTNAGYGSIEEFDDVESKNAYRMLLDRGSTPEEALHVVNERSRDNGRTPMQWTAGPNAGFTSGTPWLGVPASAARVNAEAEVGVSGSLFEFYRRLIELRHTSDVLALGDIRFLDAGVGAPAAIAFERTLGERRLVVACSFDEEPCALADLGCAGAEVLIGNYADAPSDGTLRPYEAVVWDA, from the coding sequence ATGGCGGAGACAGAGAGGGACTTTCGCAGGAGCGTGATCTACCAGATCTACGTCAAGAGCTTCTGCGACAGCGACGGTGACGGCCTGGGCGACCTGCCCGGCATCACGAGCAAGCTGGACTACCTGGAGCGTCTGGGCGTCGACTACGTGTGGCTCACCCCGTTCTACCCCTCGCCCCAGCGCGACAACGGCTACGACGTGGCGGACTACTGCGCCGTGGACCCGCGCTACGGCACGATGGCGGACTTTGACGAGCTGGTGGCCGCCGCGCGCGAGCGGGGCATCGGCGTCATGCTGGACATGGTGCTCTGCCACACCTCGCGCGACCACGAGTGGTTCCGCCGCGCCTGCGCCGGCGAGAAGCGCTACCAGGACTACTACATCCTGCGCGACGGCCGCGGCTCGTCCGGGGCGGGCGACCCCGGCGAGCCCCCCACCAACTGGCAGTGCGCCTTCGGCGGCAGCGCCTGGGAGTGGGAGCCGAGTCTGGGCAAGTGGTACCTGCACCTGCACGACGCGAGCCAGCCGGACCTCGACTGGACCAACCCCGCCGTGCGCGAGGAGTGCGCCGACGTGGTGCGCTTCTGGCGCGAGCGCGGCGTGCGCGGCTTCCGCTTCGACGTCATCAACCTGATCTCCAAGCCGGAGGTCATCGAGGACGTCCCCGGCTCGGGCAGCGCCTGCCGATCGCTCGTGGCCGACGGTCCGCACGTCCACGAGTACCTGCGGGAGCTCGTCGAGCGGGCCGGCATCGACGGCATGGTCACGGTCGGCGAGATGGCCTCGACGGACCTGGCCAACTGCGTCCGCTACACGCGGCCGCAGAGCCGCGAGCTCTCCATGAGCTTCAGCTTCCACCACCTCAAGGTCGACTACGCCGGCGGCGACAAGTGGTCCCTCATGGAGCCGGACGTCGCGGCGCTGCGATCGGTCCTGCGCGAGTGGCAGGAGGGCATGCAGGCCGGCGGCGGCTGGAACGCCCTGTTCTGGGACAACCACGACCAGCCGCGCGCGATCACGCGCTTTGGGGGGCGCGCGGGCGTTGGCGAGCGCGGGGGCAGCTGGGACCTCGTGGGCAAGATGCTCGCCACCCTGAGCTTCTTCATGAAGGGTACGCCCTACGTCTACCAGGGCGACGAGCTGGGCATGACCAACGCCGGCTACGGCTCCATCGAGGAGTTCGACGACGTTGAGAGCAAGAACGCCTACCGCATGCTGCTCGACCGGGGGTCGACGCCGGAGGAGGCGCTGCACGTGGTGAACGAGCGCTCGCGCGACAACGGCCGTACGCCCATGCAGTGGACGGCCGGCCCAAACGCCGGCTTCACCTCCGGCACGCCCTGGCTGGGGGTCCCGGCGTCGGCGGCGCGCGTGAACGCCGAGGCGGAGGTGGGCGTGAGCGGCTCCCTGTTCGAGTTCTACCGCCGCCTGATCGAATTGCGCCACACGAGCGACGTGCTCGCCCTCGGCGACATCCGCTTCCTGGACGCGGGGGTGGGGGCTCCCGCGGCGATCGCGTTCGAGCGCACGCTGGGCGAGCGGCGCCTCGTGGTCGCCTGCTCCTTCGACGAGGAGCCGTGCGCGCTGGCGGACCTGGGGTGCGCGGGCGCCGAGGTCCTTATCGGCAACTATGCCGACGCCCCGTCCGACGGCACGCTGCGCCCCTACGAGGCCGTGGTCTGGGACGCGTGA
- a CDS encoding YcxB family protein, translating into MAKRGARAAARRRDGERDAEAFRFDDSKYGRTLFSASFDYGELSFARAVEMLAPRVPTALKLVSVVPLLGIVLAALLVGTDSVALYASFAVALVCIVATGNWSRVLTGYARKTTLAPAEGGERRHVAVTEDAVHVESERGPIGSFDLSDLRTVYHTAECVVAGFGEGRYAYVPRSALSEGRFRELCRFLDERREA; encoded by the coding sequence ATGGCAAAGAGGGGCGCAAGGGCCGCGGCGCGCCGCCGGGACGGCGAGAGGGACGCCGAGGCGTTTCGCTTTGACGACTCCAAGTACGGGCGCACGCTCTTCTCGGCGTCCTTTGACTACGGCGAGCTCAGCTTTGCGCGTGCGGTGGAGATGCTCGCCCCGCGCGTGCCGACGGCGCTCAAGCTGGTCTCCGTCGTGCCCCTGCTGGGCATCGTGCTTGCCGCGCTCCTCGTTGGGACGGACAGCGTCGCGCTGTACGCGAGCTTCGCCGTGGCGCTCGTGTGCATCGTGGCGACGGGCAACTGGAGCCGCGTCCTGACCGGCTACGCGCGCAAGACCACGCTCGCGCCCGCCGAGGGCGGCGAGCGCCGCCACGTCGCCGTCACCGAGGACGCCGTCCACGTCGAGAGCGAGCGGGGCCCGATTGGCAGCTTCGACCTCTCCGACCTGCGGACGGTCTACCACACCGCCGAGTGCGTGGTGGCCGGCTTCGGGGAGGGCCGCTACGCCTACGTCCCGCGCTCCGCGCTGAGCGAGGGGCGCTTCCGCGAGCTCTGCCGATTCCTCGACGAGCGCCGCGAGGCGTAG
- a CDS encoding adenine deaminase, producing MINRFCKVPLWECNDELVRVAQGERPADLVIRHASLVSVTTHEILPDTDIAVACGRVAYLGLGEHTAEHCIGQDTVVVDASGLYAAPGLMDSHIHVESAMIGVSEYARAVVPHGTTGIFCDPHEVGNVRGLPGVRAMFEDARRVPLKAMMTPPSCVPAVTGVEDTGAEVTAADIADSMTWDNVVALGEMMNFPGILACEGNAIDEVRATLAADRVVTGHFPSPDRDRALSAYVASGVSSCHESGSFDEVLAKLRMGMYVQLRQGSAWLNLPGYLPQLVASGVDTRLCLLCSDDNHPHTLVDEGHMDRILRECVRLGLDPVTALQMATINCAEYFGLARDLGSVTPGKCADIVLLDDLEGFVARKVFIDGELVAEDGRALFSVEPYAWPDFMTHTMNLGFTPTADTFRIPVDLPDGTARVRAMAIDPGDTLTRSIVAEVPVTDGSLQADPENDVLKVAVFDRHHGAEGTRAFGFVTGFGIHGALAQTVSHDAHNLLVMGDNDEDMALAAATLAECGGGEVAVADGRVLALVELPVCGLMSTERVEVVAEKVARARAAWEQMGCAMPSPFMTMGVMSLACVPELRLTNRGYVNCLTFEMEPLLAE from the coding sequence ATGATCAACCGCTTCTGCAAGGTGCCGCTCTGGGAGTGCAACGACGAGCTCGTGCGCGTGGCGCAGGGCGAGAGGCCCGCCGACCTCGTGATTCGCCACGCAAGCCTCGTGAGCGTGACCACGCACGAGATTCTTCCCGACACCGACATCGCCGTCGCCTGCGGCCGCGTTGCCTACCTCGGCCTGGGCGAGCACACGGCCGAGCACTGCATCGGGCAAGACACCGTGGTCGTGGACGCCTCCGGGCTCTATGCCGCCCCGGGCCTCATGGACAGCCACATCCACGTCGAGAGCGCAATGATCGGCGTGTCGGAGTACGCGCGCGCCGTCGTCCCGCACGGCACGACCGGCATCTTCTGCGACCCCCACGAGGTGGGCAACGTGCGCGGCCTCCCCGGCGTGAGGGCGATGTTCGAGGACGCGCGGCGCGTGCCGCTCAAGGCGATGATGACGCCGCCGTCGTGCGTGCCGGCCGTGACGGGCGTGGAGGACACCGGCGCCGAGGTCACCGCCGCGGACATCGCCGACAGCATGACCTGGGACAACGTCGTGGCACTCGGCGAGATGATGAACTTCCCGGGCATCCTGGCCTGCGAGGGCAACGCCATCGACGAGGTGCGCGCCACGCTCGCCGCGGACCGCGTGGTCACCGGCCACTTCCCGTCGCCGGACCGCGACCGCGCGCTCAGCGCCTACGTCGCCTCCGGCGTCTCCTCCTGCCACGAGTCGGGCAGCTTCGACGAGGTGCTCGCCAAGCTGCGCATGGGCATGTACGTGCAGCTTCGCCAGGGGTCGGCGTGGCTCAACCTCCCCGGCTACCTTCCGCAGCTCGTGGCGAGCGGCGTGGACACGCGCCTGTGCCTGCTCTGCTCGGACGACAACCACCCGCACACGCTCGTGGACGAGGGCCACATGGACCGCATCCTGCGCGAGTGCGTGCGCCTGGGCCTGGACCCGGTGACGGCGCTGCAGATGGCCACGATCAACTGCGCCGAGTACTTCGGTCTCGCGCGCGACCTGGGATCCGTCACTCCTGGCAAGTGCGCCGACATCGTGCTCCTGGACGACCTCGAGGGCTTCGTCGCGCGCAAGGTCTTCATCGACGGCGAGCTCGTCGCCGAGGACGGCCGCGCGCTCTTCTCGGTGGAGCCCTACGCCTGGCCCGACTTCATGACCCACACGATGAACCTGGGCTTCACGCCCACCGCCGACACGTTCCGCATCCCCGTCGACCTTCCCGACGGCACGGCCCGCGTCCGCGCCATGGCGATCGACCCCGGCGACACCCTCACGCGCAGCATCGTCGCGGAGGTGCCGGTGACGGACGGCTCGCTCCAGGCCGACCCGGAGAACGACGTGCTCAAGGTAGCCGTCTTTGACCGGCACCACGGCGCGGAGGGAACGCGCGCCTTTGGCTTTGTCACGGGCTTCGGCATCCACGGCGCGCTCGCGCAGACCGTCTCCCACGACGCGCACAACCTCCTCGTCATGGGCGACAACGACGAGGACATGGCCCTTGCGGCCGCGACGCTCGCGGAGTGCGGCGGCGGCGAGGTCGCCGTGGCGGACGGCCGGGTCCTCGCCCTCGTGGAGCTGCCCGTCTGCGGCCTCATGAGCACGGAGCGGGTCGAGGTCGTGGCCGAGAAGGTGGCGCGGGCGCGGGCGGCGTGGGAGCAGATGGGCTGCGCGATGCCCTCGCCGTTCATGACGATGGGCGTGATGTCGCTCGCGTGCGTGCCGGAGCTGCGCCTCACGAACCGCGGCTACGTGAACTGCCTCACCTTTGAGATGGAGCCGCTGCTGGCCGAGTGA
- a CDS encoding PH domain-containing protein has product MSDLPSHRLDPRMLRVWYASDAIAIACVALLAVAAWAIVRHLGGDVFWVYLVAGVVELVCVGDLLVSPRVEMATWRYDVTPTDVDLYHGVFVKKRVLVPLVRVQHVQTKQGPILRAHGLASVTVSTAGESFEIPGVAEDEAAALRDRVAELARLAKEDV; this is encoded by the coding sequence GTGAGCGACCTGCCCTCGCACCGCCTGGACCCGCGCATGCTGCGCGTGTGGTACGCCTCCGACGCCATTGCCATCGCCTGCGTCGCGCTGCTCGCCGTCGCGGCCTGGGCGATCGTGCGCCACCTCGGCGGCGACGTCTTCTGGGTCTATCTCGTCGCGGGCGTCGTCGAGCTGGTGTGCGTGGGCGACCTGCTCGTCTCGCCGCGCGTCGAGATGGCCACCTGGCGATACGACGTCACGCCGACCGACGTTGACCTCTACCACGGCGTCTTTGTGAAGAAGCGCGTGCTCGTGCCGCTCGTGCGCGTCCAGCACGTGCAGACCAAGCAGGGCCCCATCCTGCGCGCGCACGGCCTCGCGAGCGTGACCGTCTCCACGGCGGGGGAGAGCTTCGAGATTCCGGGGGTCGCCGAGGACGAGGCGGCTGCGCTGCGCGACCGCGTGGCAGAGCTCGCGCGCCTCGCCAAGGAGGACGTGTGA
- a CDS encoding PH domain-containing protein: MSAASGERDGRPPAPGAPADEKDLVREVERLAVPERSLFERADDATPAVLSGTHRANPLSVLVEALKMTSGLAALVAFGLAGDFFAGDVGALATLAASAVAIFAACLLLGFVAWRARTWELADDGLVVRWGLLNRRRLTIPYEHVHTVSMNSALLERIVGLVTLDLDTGAATSEGDASKVRGLRVGEADALRAELFRRKRALEVPGDEEGGVPAGSADPRPEERPLAVFSLTGRRLALAAASRTNAASQAFALVILLVNGVNQLIEWGLLDIAGTGDQLMAAMTPALLPAASAFVLAVVVLGALVSFATNLVRYAGYRVERYADRVVVEHGLVSRSSRTLATGRVQYLTVTQGLVRRAIGYAEVSAWVVAEPGEAGGEPAGSVLIHPFVRLGELDAFLAEVLPAYAGVLDDVELGRLGPVAGRRAVVRAALWWPFALGAFFGFHWLFGVSGLLAHAGWLVGPLLAAAGALSVLFLAVLVADALLAWRGARYGHTALELVLVSGGLTRRTAIAPRARLQRMRVSQSPFQRRAGVASVSVRTASSGADGLDLRDVPADEASSLLAWFRPRGAAAPCKADDYR, from the coding sequence GTGAGCGCCGCGTCGGGCGAGAGGGACGGTCGGCCCCCGGCGCCGGGTGCGCCGGCAGACGAGAAGGACCTCGTCCGAGAGGTCGAGCGGCTCGCCGTCCCGGAGCGCTCGCTCTTTGAGCGCGCCGACGACGCCACGCCCGCCGTGCTGTCCGGCACGCACCGCGCCAACCCCCTCTCCGTGCTCGTCGAGGCCCTCAAGATGACCTCCGGCCTGGCGGCGCTCGTGGCGTTTGGCCTGGCGGGGGACTTCTTCGCGGGAGACGTCGGCGCGCTGGCCACGCTCGCCGCCTCCGCCGTCGCGATCTTCGCCGCGTGCCTGCTGCTCGGCTTCGTCGCCTGGCGCGCCCGTACGTGGGAGCTCGCCGACGACGGCCTCGTCGTGCGCTGGGGCCTGCTCAACCGCCGCCGCCTCACGATTCCCTACGAGCACGTCCACACCGTCTCGATGAACTCCGCCCTGCTCGAGCGCATCGTCGGGCTCGTGACGCTGGACCTGGACACGGGCGCGGCCACCTCCGAGGGGGACGCCTCCAAGGTGCGCGGCCTGCGCGTCGGCGAGGCAGACGCCCTGCGCGCTGAGCTCTTCCGCCGCAAGCGGGCCCTCGAGGTGCCGGGGGACGAGGAGGGCGGCGTGCCCGCGGGCTCCGCCGACCCTCGGCCCGAGGAGCGCCCGCTCGCCGTGTTCTCGCTTACGGGCCGTCGCCTCGCGCTCGCGGCGGCCTCTCGGACGAACGCGGCCAGCCAGGCCTTCGCCCTCGTGATCCTGCTCGTCAACGGCGTGAACCAGCTCATCGAGTGGGGCCTGCTCGACATAGCGGGCACGGGCGACCAGCTCATGGCCGCGATGACGCCCGCGCTCCTTCCGGCGGCGTCGGCCTTCGTGCTTGCCGTCGTCGTGCTGGGCGCGCTCGTCTCCTTCGCGACCAACCTCGTGCGCTACGCGGGCTACCGCGTGGAGCGCTATGCCGACCGCGTGGTGGTGGAGCACGGCCTCGTCTCCCGCTCGTCGCGCACGCTCGCGACCGGCCGCGTCCAGTACCTGACCGTGACCCAGGGCCTGGTTCGTCGGGCCATCGGCTACGCGGAGGTGAGCGCCTGGGTGGTGGCCGAGCCGGGCGAGGCGGGCGGCGAGCCGGCGGGCAGCGTGCTGATCCATCCCTTCGTGAGGCTGGGCGAGCTGGACGCCTTTCTCGCCGAGGTGCTGCCGGCCTACGCGGGCGTGCTCGACGACGTGGAGCTGGGACGCCTGGGCCCCGTCGCGGGTCGGCGCGCCGTGGTGCGCGCCGCGCTCTGGTGGCCGTTTGCGCTGGGGGCCTTCTTCGGGTTCCACTGGCTGTTCGGGGTCTCCGGCCTGCTCGCGCACGCCGGCTGGCTGGTCGGCCCGCTGCTTGCGGCGGCGGGGGCGCTGAGCGTGCTCTTCCTGGCGGTCCTCGTCGCCGACGCCCTTCTCGCCTGGCGGGGGGCTCGCTACGGCCACACGGCCCTTGAGCTGGTGCTGGTTTCAGGGGGCCTTACGCGGAGGACCGCGATTGCGCCGCGCGCCCGCCTGCAGCGGATGCGGGTCTCGCAAAGCCCCTTCCAGCGTCGGGCCGGCGTGGCGAGCGTCTCCGTGCGCACCGCCTCGAGCGGCGCCGACGGCCTCGACCTGCGGGACGTGCCCGCCGACGAGGCGAGCTCCCTTCTCGCCTGGTTTCGCCCGCGCGGCGCGGCGGCTCCATGCAAAGCCGACGATTACCGGTAA